From the genome of Eremothecium gossypii ATCC 10895 chromosome I, complete sequence:
GCTGAGATCCACATGGTTCTAGGGCCGATACCACGAAAGAACACCCTGGCACCCTCCTCTCGGAAGAGGGTGCGCGCAAGGTGCAGCATCGGCACGCGCCGCTCATGTAGCATCATCCGCGTTTTCAGCACATCGAGCGGAGTGgtggccgcggcggcgatACCGCCAGCAAGCGAGCCGCAGACAGCCCCCTGCCAGGCGGACACGCGTTCAATCTCTGCGTAGGCAGCCCACTTCTTCTTCAGATACTCGTAAAGGGGAAACTGGATACATGTGAACGGGATCTCGCGCATTATGGTTGTCCACCATCCACGGTACAGTCCCCTGACCACCCCCTCGCCGGTCGGGTCTCTTAAAATCAGCCGCAGCGTCTGTAGCGACGAATTGGTGTGGTGCGTTTGCGTGCGCTGTTTGATGACTTCTGCGGGCACGCGCACCAGACACGCGCTCATCTCGCCCAAGGACGACGACAGCATGTGCGTGAGCACCTCGGCTAGCTGCTCGCTGGCGGTCCAGCGCCCCATCACcggccgcagctgctgttTCATGGAGTCGTATGTCACGAAGAAGAGAGAGGCGCCCGGGGCGCTCGCGACCACCGCAGACCCGAGCCCTCTGTAGATTCCGCGGTATCCTCCGTTGTGGAAGAACCCTCCCTTTGCCTGCAGTCTGGTTTTTAGGGTATCAATTGGGAAGAAGACGACGTCCGTGGACGTCCCGGCAGCGGCCCCGCTGACCAGCGATGCGAGAAAAGTCGAGTCCATCGTGATTTCTGTGCAGCCAATATGCGTCCGCCAACTGAGCTTGCCTCTGCAGCAGACGAGTGTTGTGCGGTGAACCTATTAAATCCCACGCTATGAGAGCTTGGCCTTTGCCCGTAACGCCGTTTGCATCTCCGGTAGAAATGTTGAAGTTCATGAAACCTATGGTATAAATTTTAGCAGTGGAAAAACTTAAGCACGCTTCCGTATCTCTTAGTCATCACAAAGGTACACTCGAGCAACAGCTTATAGGGCATTTGTTACTGTGTTCAAGACACTTGTGGTCTGTAGAGAGTCATAATGTTGAGGCAAGTGCTTAGGAGGTCATTATCAGATTCTCGGAGACCGTTGAGGTCCGTTGGCAGCAtcagctgcagcgcccGGGCATCCGGGATTGGAATGCGCGCATACTCATCGCAAATATTCAAGGAGGGCATGCAGCTCGAGACGCACACAGATATCCAGAGCGCTGCCCGCGAACAGGCGCAAGAAAGAATGGGGTCGGAGGCACTGGCGTCGAACAACTCCGTGTTGAAGCACGCATACCAGGAGTCTGTCGACCACGGGACCCGGCCAATATACCTGGACATGCAGGCAACCACGCCCACGGACCCGCGGGTGGTGGACACGATGCTGAAGTTCTACACCGGGCTGTACGGCAACCCGCACTCCAACACCCACAGCTACGGATGGGAGACGAGCCAGGAGGTCGAGAAGGCGCGCAAGAACGTGGCCGATGTGATAAAGGCAGACCCCAAGGAAATCATATTCACGTCCGGCGCCACGGAGTCGAACAACATGGCGCTGAAAGGCGTTGCGCGGTTTTACAAGAAGCGGAAGAACCACATCATCACAACCAGGACGGAGCACAAGTGTGTGCTGGAGGCCGCGAGATCAATGAAGGACGAGGGCTTTGACGTGACGTTTCTGAACGTCAATGAGGACGGTCTGGTCAGTCTCGAGGAGCTCGAGCAGGCCATACGGCCAGAGACCTCCCTGGTGTCTGTGATGTCGGTGAACAACGAGATTGGTGTGGTGCAGCCGATCAAGGAAATCGGTGCAATCTGCAGGCGCCACAAGGTGTTCTTCCACTCGGATGCTGCTCAGGCGTACGGAAAGATACCGATTGACGTGGACGAGATGAACATTGATCTGCTCTCGATTTCGTCGCACAAGATTTACGGGCCCAAGGGGATCGGTGCGTTGTACGTCAGGAG
Proteins encoded in this window:
- the PET8 gene encoding Pet8p (Syntenic homolog of Saccharomyces cerevisiae YNL003C (PET8)) codes for the protein MDSTFLASLVSGAAAGTSTDVVFFPIDTLKTRLQAKGGFFHNGGYRGIYRGLGSAVVASAPGASLFFVTYDSMKQQLRPVMGRWTASEQLAEVLTHMLSSSLGEMSACLVRVPAEVIKQRTQTHHTNSSLQTLRLILRDPTGEGVVRGLYRGWWTTIMREIPFTCIQFPLYEYLKKKWAAYAEIERVSAWQGAVCGSLAGGIAAAATTPLDVLKTRMMLHERRVPMLHLARTLFREEGARVFFRGIGPRTMWISAGGAIFLGVYEAVHSLF
- the NFS1 gene encoding cysteine desulfurase (Syntenic homolog of Saccharomyces cerevisiae YCL017C (NFS1)); translation: MLRQVLRRSLSDSRRPLRSVGSISCSARASGIGMRAYSSQIFKEGMQLETHTDIQSAAREQAQERMGSEALASNNSVLKHAYQESVDHGTRPIYLDMQATTPTDPRVVDTMLKFYTGLYGNPHSNTHSYGWETSQEVEKARKNVADVIKADPKEIIFTSGATESNNMALKGVARFYKKRKNHIITTRTEHKCVLEAARSMKDEGFDVTFLNVNEDGLVSLEELEQAIRPETSLVSVMSVNNEIGVVQPIKEIGAICRRHKVFFHSDAAQAYGKIPIDVDEMNIDLLSISSHKIYGPKGIGALYVRRRPRVRMEPLLSGGGQERGFRSGTLPPPLVVGLGHAAKLMVEEYEYDSAHVRRLSDRLLKGLLSIEQTTLNGSADHRYPGCVNVSFAFVEGESLLMALRDIALSSGSACTSASLEPSYVLHAIGRDDALAHSSIRFGIGRFTTEAEVDYVIKAITERVEFLRELSPLWEMYKDGIDLNTIEWSGH